Below is a window of Sinorhizobium meliloti DNA.
AAGCTCTCCTGCACGGCCTCGGCATGTCGAATGTCGGCATTCGTATCGGCGATGGTTCTCGCGGCTGGCCCGAGCACGCTCCGTTCGACAAGATCCTCGTTACGGCGGCGGCTGAGCAGCCGCCCCCGGCTTTGCTCGAGCAGCTCAAGCCAATGGGCCGCCTTGTTCTTCCTGTCGGCTCGGAAGAACAGGTGCTGACCGTCATCGACAAGGATTCCGCCGGGCAATTCGCGGCGCGGCAACTGATCCCGGTTCGGTTCAGCCGGCTCGAAGCGGCCTAAGCGCGCGCCTATTCTTGAAGCACAAGGGGCTCGTGTCTTTCTCCGGGAACAATTTACGGTCGCGAGCAGTTGACCCAGGTTGCACAACCTAGCGGGGGCTTTCTTCCAATGCGATACAGCGCCTCACCAATCTGAGTGTCGTGTCATGAACGCACCGACGCCCGAACCGCCCTCCCATAGGCCCCATGATCTCTTTCACCGGCTTATGGATGGCATTGCCGAAGCGGTAATCGTCAAGGACGATGCGTCACGGTTCGTCTTCATCAACGACGCGGCTTGCGAGCTTCTGGGCAAGGACCGGAACCAGCTCATCGGACGGACCGACCACGACATATTACTGCGGGAGCAGGCAGACAGGATCGTCTCGCTTGACAGGGTCGTGCTTTTGACGGGTGAAGGCCACGAGCTCGAAGAGCAAATCACGACGCCAGATGGGACACAGCGCACGCTCCTGACGAAAAAGCGGTGCGTGAGCATTCCCGCCGGTCCGACCGAGGAGAGGTTCGTGGTCGTGACGATCGTAGATATCACCGACCTGCGTAGGATCGAAGAGACTCTCCGAGCAAGCGAGGAGCACTATCGCTCTCTGGTTGACCTTCATCCGCAAGTTCCCTGGACCGCAAACACGGCGGGAGAGGTCCTGGAGGTTGGCCCGCGATGGAGCGAACTGACTGGCCTGGGCGAAAGAGAAACGCTCGGCAGTGGATGGGCCAAAGCTGTTCATCCGCAGGACGCGCACTCTTTGGAAGAGAAATGGCACCGCTCCCTGGCAAGCGGCGCACCATTCGACTGCGAATACAGGCTTTTGACCAGGACCGGCCACTATCGCTGGTTCCGCGCTCGCGCAGCTGCAAAGCGAGACGCGGCTGGAAAAATCGTGCGCTGGTACGGCCTCCTGGAAGATATCGACGAAAGGCGACGCGCCGCCGACGCCTTGCGCGAAAGCGAGGCCCGCTTTCGCGCAATCGCTGACAACGCGCCCGTGATGATCTGGGTTGCCGACCCCACAGGCGACACGAGCTTCTTCAATCGCTTGTGGTTGGAAACGACGGGGCAAACAGAGGCCGAGGCGCTCGGTTTCGGTTGGGTCGACGTCATCCATCCCGATGATCGGCAGGCAGTCCAGGAAATATTCTTCAGGGCGACTGCGGGCAAGGAACCGGTGCACAGCGAGTACCGGTTGCGACGGGCCGATGGAAGCTGGGCATGGGTCATCGACGTCGGGCAACCGCGCTTCTCCGCCGACGGAACGTTCCTCGGATATGTCGGGTCCGTTCTCGACATCACCGAACGGCGAGCCGCGGAGGTAGCTCAGCAGGAAGCTCAGGCGTTTATCAGAAGCATTTTTGACAGCAGTCCCGACTGTGTGCGCGTGCTCGACATGGAGGGACGGCCGCTGCTCATGAACGAGGCCGGGCGGCGTATCTTCGGACTGGATGAGGGTGCTCCGGTGACGGGGCAGACATGGGACTCCATTGGGCGAGCTTCCGACGCCGACAAGGTCGAGGCCGCCTGGGAAAGCGTCAGACACGGGGAGACAGCGCGTTTCGAGATTTCCGTTCTGGATGCCGGCGGTGAAGAAAGATGCATGGACGTGATTTCGGCCCCGATCACGGACCATCGAGGAAAACCGTTCAGAATCCTGTCGATCTGGCGCGACATTACCGATGCGAAGCGAGCAAGCGACGAAATCAGTCGTGCGCAAAGGCACGCCGAAGCCGCTGCCGACCAACTTTCTTCGGTTCTCGAGAGCACCATGGACAGCGTCATGCTGCTCGACGCCGACTGGCGCGTGCGCTATCTCAACGAGAACGCCCGCAAGCTCCTGCAGGTCGGAGACGAGGCGCTGGGAAGAGTGTTCTGGAAGCTTTTCCCCGAAGAGGAAAAGGGGAGCTTCGCCAAGCATTGCCGCGAAGTGATGGACCGCCGGGTCCGCTCCTTTTTCGAGGACCATTTGTCGTCGCTCGGCCGGTGGGTCGAAGCGAATGCCTCCCCGACGCAAGACGGCATTTCCATTTTCTGCCGAGACATAACCGAGCGGCGTCGCGCAGAAGAGGACACGCTGCTGGCCCAAAAGCAGATCGCGCATATGGCCAGGCACGACATGCTTACGGGCCTCGCGAACCGGATGTTTTTCCGCGAATGCTTCGAGCAGGCGCTGAACGAGAGCAGCCATGCCCGTATGGCAGTGCTGTGCCTGGACCTTGACGGCTTCAAAGCCGTCAACGACACGCTCGGCCATCCCGCCGGCGACGCTTTACTGCGTCAGGTCTCTCAAAGGCTGATCCAATCCGTCAGAACCACGGAGACTGTCGCGCGCCTTG
It encodes the following:
- a CDS encoding PAS domain S-box protein, with the translated sequence MNAPTPEPPSHRPHDLFHRLMDGIAEAVIVKDDASRFVFINDAACELLGKDRNQLIGRTDHDILLREQADRIVSLDRVVLLTGEGHELEEQITTPDGTQRTLLTKKRCVSIPAGPTEERFVVVTIVDITDLRRIEETLRASEEHYRSLVDLHPQVPWTANTAGEVLEVGPRWSELTGLGERETLGSGWAKAVHPQDAHSLEEKWHRSLASGAPFDCEYRLLTRTGHYRWFRARAAAKRDAAGKIVRWYGLLEDIDERRRAADALRESEARFRAIADNAPVMIWVADPTGDTSFFNRLWLETTGQTEAEALGFGWVDVIHPDDRQAVQEIFFRATAGKEPVHSEYRLRRADGSWAWVIDVGQPRFSADGTFLGYVGSVLDITERRAAEVAQQEAQAFIRSIFDSSPDCVRVLDMEGRPLLMNEAGRRIFGLDEGAPVTGQTWDSIGRASDADKVEAAWESVRHGETARFEISVLDAGGEERCMDVISAPITDHRGKPFRILSIWRDITDAKRASDEISRAQRHAEAAADQLSSVLESTMDSVMLLDADWRVRYLNENARKLLQVGDEALGRVFWKLFPEEEKGSFAKHCREVMDRRVRSFFEDHLSSLGRWVEANASPTQDGISIFCRDITERRRAEEDTLLAQKQIAHMARHDMLTGLANRMFFRECFEQALNESSHARMAVLCLDLDGFKAVNDTLGHPAGDALLRQVSQRLIQSVRTTETVARLGGDEFAIIQPLTKSRDEAFRLAQRMIDTLSEPFSIEGVAATVGTSIGIAFAPEDGTSADELIKAADIALYSAKSSGRGTYKLFDVAMHAQLQAHQQMKIAMRDALARGEFELHYQPLVSLESRCVSCCEALLRWRHPQRGMIAPAEFIPIAEETGLIVPIGEWILSEACGQAARWPEHVSVAVNLSPVQFKHRNLVRAVANALSATSLDPARLQLEITETVLLDESEHNLELLQDLRRLGVKIAMDDFGTGYSSLGYLRSFPFDKIKVDQAFVRDLPHGKESLAIVKAVAGLGQSLGMTTTVEGVETEDQLAVVNSEGFNEVQGYLFSRPLPAAEISKLIAAGSL